From Antechinus flavipes isolate AdamAnt ecotype Samford, QLD, Australia chromosome 1, AdamAnt_v2, whole genome shotgun sequence:
CCAGCCCAAAGCCAGTCTTCGTTCCACAACAGGGACTCTCTGTAGTAATGGATCTCCATAACAATGAGAATCAGAAAAGGAGCTTCACCATGGAGTCGGACCAAAGACAGTGTACTCCAATCTGTTCACAGAACAACTATTCTGAGGGGAAGAAATGTCAGAAAACTTTTCATTATGATTTGGACCCcattaaaacaaatgaaattcatgCTGAAGAACAATTTCATGAAAATGGGACTTCTTTCCTCCTGAATAACGAACTTACTGTACAGCAGGGAACTCCTATGGGCAAAAGTTGCTCTGAAATGACTGTGTGTGAGAAGCCATCCTGTCAGAAGGCAGATCTGACTCAACATTCCAATATTCAGAGTCAGAACAAATCCTATAAatgcaatgaatgtggaaaggtcTTTCAGCGGAACGTAAATCTTACACAGCACtacagaattcacactggagagaaaccattcAAATGcagtgaatgtggaaaggctttccaGCGGAATGTAAATCTTACGCAGCACTACAAAATTCACACTGGAAAGAAACCATATGAATGCACTGAATGTGGGAAGATCTTCTGGCTGAAATCAGACCTCATTCAGCACTGCAATATTCATACTGGTGAGAAGCCTTTTAAATGCAATGATTGTGGGAAAGCCTTTCTTTGGAGCAAATCACTGACcatacatcagagaattcacacaggaGAGAGACCGTATGAGTGCAGTGAATGTGGGAAGGCATTCCAATCAAACTCCAACCTGACTGTGCACCAGAGAACTCATACGGGACTGAAACCTCATCAGTGCAGCGTGTGCGGGAAGGCGTTCTCTCAGAAGTCTACTCTTACCATTCACACCAgtattcatactggagaaaagcctTTTAAGTGTAGTGACTGTGGGAAAGCCTTTCCTTGCCGCACAACGCTGACcatacatcagagaattcacactggtgAGAAACCCTATGAGTGTAGTGAATGTGGCAAGACATTCCATTCAAACTCCATCCTGATTCAGCACCGGGTGACTCATACGGGACTAAAACCGCATCAGTGCAGTGTGTGTGGGAAGGCGTTCACTCATAAGTCTGCTCTTACAAATCACAGCAgtattcatactggagagaagcctttcAAATGCAGTGATTGTGGGAAGATCTTCCGTAAAAAGTCACATCTTACACAACACTTCAATGTTCATACTGGAGGGAAGCCTTTCAAATGCAGTGGTTGTGGAAAAGCCTTTCCCAGGCGCACAGCGCTGAATCAacatcagagaactcacactggagaGAGACCCTATATGTGTGGTGAATGTGGGAAGACATTCCGATCAAGGTCCAATCTGAATCGACACTGGATAACTCATTTGCCACTAAAACCTCATCAGTGCAGCGTGTGTGGGAAGGCGTTTTCTCAGAAGTCTGATCTTTCCAATCACAGCAatattcatactggagagaaaccatatgaatGTACTCAATGTGGAAAGGTCTTCTGCCAGAAGTCAGATCTTGCACACCACTTAAGCAGTCATCCTGGAGAGAAACCTTTCCAATGCAGTGATGGTGGGAAAGCCTTTTTCTGGAGCACAACATTGACTCAACATCAGAGCGTTCACACTGGAGAGAACCCCTAGGAATGCACCAAATTTTGGAAAGCCTACACCCAGAATTGAGATCTTTCTTGACATAAGAGAATACATGCCAGAGAGAAATCCTGGGAACATAGTTAATGAGGGAAAGCAATCCCTCTGATCAGTGCACATCTTCAATACTCTAGAACTCGTGATGGAGAAAAACCTCATTCATTTAATCATTGAAGGGAAACACTCTAGTGGGCTGATCCAGATGAAAAtagcatttgaaaatatttacgAAAATAAAACACGAAAGATATTAGTGTATTGGTTGTCTTAGTCAATGTAGAGGATGACACCATGGTCCTTAGGATGTTAATATTTTGCTGTCTCATTTTCCTTGCCGAGATCATCTtgtttttttgttcatctttgtCCAGAAAGAAGGGCCTGTTGTTGGCTGGTCccccatattattattatagattcaTGGACCTATTTATTGAAGGGAGTCCCTGGAGTCCAGCCTCctcgttttgcagatgaggaaaccaggcCCAAATAAGTAAATGACCTTCTCAGGCTAACACCAGGATGGCTTTTAAACTAGAGATGAGGTTTGTGCAGAGCATTGAAAGTCAAGTATTTGGTCCTAGAAGAAATATGGAGCGCCAGAATTTCAAGCAGAGGggcagtggggggagggggggaatagTCATACATGCTctataggaaaatcactttagtgacttGTAGAGGATGaagtggagtggggagagatttgggGATGGAGATTCAAATAGGAGGAGACTTTATGAAGTTCAGGAGGGTCTATAAGAAGTAGCAGAATGGAAGGGGATCTGTAAGAAGATctatggaggcagaaaggaggagATTtcgctttctggaggtctttggaccagccttcatttcagcagagtaatcaccatgagaatagccagttggtaaaaattccaaattctttcttatctccttcacagtgTGTCTCCTTTCTTGGGGTCCTGGCCAGCTTTCTGGAGTCCCTTCATCTTATGgaccaaaacttgaaacaaggtactaactcAGTGGAGGTgctagagacaatggttatttagcctGGGTCTTAACAGTTccctagttcagtacatgtacttagtactcactatagttctacaagattcacacctatgattaGAGAGCATATAacctcagacaaactcagccagaatcagaactagggaagacagagaagtggtggcaggctttcctcctttgcttctccactgaaaccaagatctggaagacctccagaaaaactagccgatccccaagtgaaggagagaTAGGActctgaaggagacaataaaggatttatttaacacctggctgtacttgtgattattgaattgaaacaaaggctgctcccagagaccccacgaaaaccccaacaagagaagattacattttagagaatattacaccttcagacaggccttggtctcagtgggggaagcagaaggacaggccagccaccacgaggctgatgaagatggaatgtctctccttggctccgatgggcttgagctccagcctccagtcctctgtcttctccgagtttgtctctctgtctgactctgacctcttaaatactctattacaattaaatcccttcatcatactgagtataagacAATCATATCACAAGGGAACcgttatttgttgtaagattaaatcaatcatagtgaacgagagaactattaatcaccacgctaaactagataaccattgtcatcaattccactgagttagcactttgtaagaatccttgtttcaaatatgcttctccagagttctggacCATTACAGTGTTTCAAGCCAGGTTTATGGGACCAAAGAAACTTGGAGTTTCTTCCCAGGCTCATGTTACCTGCTTGAATGTTTCTTCTCCTGATCTGGGGCACATATATATCCCTGTGTCATCAGCAAGGGACAGCAGGGACTCCGGGGTTGACACAGGCTGTTATATTGGACAAAATCCATCAGCATTTTCTTTCCATCATAATTCTGGGCTTCAGCCAGGACTGATCGTGAAGTGGCAAATTGATAACAGGCCCATGGCCTAGAAGACATGTGGTCTTGATGTTCTCATACTTGTAATATTTCTGCAGTCCTTAAAGGCTTGCAAAGAGCTGGATGTATCACAGGTGATCCACAATCAGCTCTGTGAAATGGGAGCTAGCATTGTCCTCATGTCATGGATGGGGAAAGTCTCAGAGCTAGTGCCTGAAGAAAGATCTAATCTGAGCTTTTTGTAACTCTCATTTAAAACCTTTTATCCCTGATCCCTCCTCTCTGCATCTTGTGTTAACTTTGGGCTATGCAGTTCCAACCCTGACAACTTGCAGCTCAGAGTGAGTCTAAGTGCTATCACTGGCCATGAATTACTTGGGAATCCCCTTGCCTTCCCACTTCCACTGCCCCATCCCAATAACCAAGTATTAGAGATATATAACAGAATCCCAGAGATGCAAGGGCACTGCAAGGTCCTCACAGCCCTTTTACAGGGCAGAAATCCCCCTTCATGAGGACTCTTCCATAAACCTGTAGTTTCACTGGCCCCAGCAGCCCACCATGGCCCAAATGACTGTTTTTGAGAAGTAACCAATCTTGAAGGATTATAAGAAACTTCAAATGGCACCCCACCTAATCTGTACTAGAAAGGAATCCCAGCTTCAGAATCCCTTACACAATGTCAGCTTCCACTTAAAGGCTCAGATGATGACCTCCCCAACTCCTCCATTTTAAATTCACCTTATAGCATTTTATATCAACTCTAATTGTTGAGAGATTTTCTTCCTGTCATCTTGAAATCCACTCTCTTTTCCTCCCAAACAATTCCATTTTCCCCAGAAGAACAAAGGTCTAGGATCAAATTCAAGGATCAATCCTATTAGTACTTTATCATTTTCACTGCACATGACTTACAGGTTCCAAACCCAGTGTGATCAGGCAGCTGCAGTGAAGAGGAAGGCCACAGATGCTGAAGGAGATGGGGCAGCAGGCTTGTGTCTAGGTGAGTGCTGATGATTCATCAACCTTAGGCCAACTGGCCCCTgagaagaaatgtttttaatggtGGACAAGGGGCTCTCCTAAAATTGCCTTATGCCTTTAATAGAGGAACTGGGGGCCTCTGGCACAAACTCATTCAAAGAGACTCAGTTTTACTTCAATATGTCGTTTCCCTTACTTGTGTCCACTCCCCTTTTCTTCTCGTCTCAGATGGCTCTAATCgagttctctttctcttccactttCTCCTCCACTTCTGCCTCAACTCCCCACACtatccattccttctttcttgtctAGTAGATTTGACTGTTCAGTTACATAAATCAGGAGGCACAAATTATCTCAATTAGAAGTTTATAGATTGTCACAAACAGTTGCCTGAATGGGTACATGTAGACTGAGTATGTGTGTGCAGAAAGCCCATGCAAAGGAGTAAAATCCTTTCTAAATCAATGCAACTTTTATGTCCTTGCTTACATAACTCTggcagcttttctttttttataattataaatttttattgacaacatatgcatgggtaattttttacaacattatactttgcattcacttctgttctgacttttcccttctctccctccaccccctcccccagatgggaagcagtcctatacatgttaagtatgtcacagtatatccatacaatatatctgtgcagaaccgagcagttttcttgttgcacagggagaattggattcagaaggtaaaaataacctgggaagaaaaacaaaaatgcaaacagattacattcatttcccagtgttctttctttgggtgtagctgcttctgtccatcattgatcaattgaaactgagttagatctctttgttgaagaaatccacttccatcagaatacatcctcctatattgttgttgaggtatataatgatctcctggttctgctcatttcactcagcatcagttcatgtgagtctctccaagcctctctgtattcatcctgctggtcctttcttactgaacaataatattccataatattcatattccacaatttattcagccattctccaattgatggacatccattcactttctgttatgggccagaacttgaaacaaggtgttgacTCACTGGAGTTGATGGAAACAATACTTGTGTGCTTAGGTttacacctttgggagaattcacacattagagctcacacctttaagagagtttacacattaactcacacattagttcacaagttcagcagattgacaagctagagactgcagttgggcagaatgaaggattcggaggagaagaaccaagattcagagggagctggaggtgacaaaggacaagctgaaagagctcttggaaccaagcagagagataggtctctaagaaaactaaccggccattttggaagagacaataaaagactgtacttaaatccctggctgcgtttgaggtgattattggaactaaaatgaaggctgcctccagaaatctccccaagaaacttgctgcCAGAGAACGatctttagaaaagaaaacaccataactttccagtttctagccactacaaagagagcttcTGGCAGCTTTTCTTTACCAAACACACATACAGTTCTACAATTCTACACGATATTGATCTacagtttacataatattgaCACAAGACAATCTGTTTTCCAGCCCATCCAGAGGTCTCCTGTACAGATCATCTTGTAGCTTATCAGCAACTTTGTGACCTTTTTCTGCTTGACAACTTGGGTTTAGAACAAATTGTTGTCCTATGTTACAGCTTCCTTTACAGtcatacagaaaaaaattgaactgtTAATAGCACTAAAAAATTATGTGAGAGACTTTAAAATGCTTCCGAAGGTCCAAAATAACCTCATTGCCAGAGTTTTCACTCAGTGTCCTTTGACTTCTGAAAGGGCCAAAAGGACAGTAtatgttagagtcgagttacagtTGGCTGATTGCGGGACTACCTTGTGCTCAGAATGCTTTTCTACAGATCAGATACATAGAGTCCCAATGAATATTTGGGGGACTCCTTTAACTTTATGCATCtcgtgtttcttctgagctaattcactTCTGTTTTCATTATAGAGCCCAGCACtgtctctgatgagggcacaccatgctgggcggTCCTGTCTCACTGCCCCCCAGggcatacaatcaattctaaagttctggagagaccttgagagtgcccTTGTGTCACTTTTTCTGACCTTGTGAGTGTATATCCTGtgggagttctccataaaataatctttttggcaagcataaaCTTGTCATTCAAACAACGTGTCCCGGCCACGGAGCTGTGCTCTGTGGAGTAGGGTTGGAAAGCTCGGCAGTTTAGTTTGAAAAAGGACCTCAGATCTGGTCTTTTAGTCTTTcaaatgatcttcagaatcttcctagaACAATTCCAATGGAAGCTATTCCCTTTCTAGGCATGgtgctggtatactgtccaggatTCACAGGCTACAACcctgaggtcagcacaatggctttgTAGACTTTCACTTTGTTGTTCAGTCCAATACCTCTTGTCTCTCATATTTTTTGGATCAGATCTATATGAGCTTGAAAATCTCTATTGCAAGTCAGGCATAAACAGTCCTATCTGGACTGGAGGGGAGATTTCGCTATATTTGCACACCTCACTTCTCTTCTGGGCTACTGAAGCTCTGCTTTCCCAGAGAGCACGGTGTCCTTTTTGAAGTGGACACAACCTGGTGGTCAGTCCTTTTTCAGTGCCTCTTATGTCTCACCATCAATTCCAGGGTTTTTCAGGGAGACCTTGAGATTGTCTTTGTATTGGTTCTTTTGACCACTGTGTGAGTACTTGCCTTGTGAATGTTCTCCATAAAGTTGTCTTTTAGGGAAACGTTTCTCTTTAGCTTGGTTTTGTTCTTGCTGCCATTGAGCTGTCCAGCTTTTGGTGATCCTGCCGGACAAAGCTACTGGagtcatttatcatttccttttctattttacagatgaggcaactgaggcaagcagcattaagtgacttgtccagtgtcacaaagctagtaagagtctgaggccaaattggAATTCATGAAAACGAATTTTCCTAATCCCAGACTCTATCTACCACATCACCCAACTGCCTTAGTTTGGTAGAAAGCCTAAgaactcttctctcttcctttcttttggagCCTCATAAACACTGAACTAGCTGGGGTTCATCACTCTGATCACCTATATATGTCTCCCTGGAAAGTaaactgccaaggtaagtgaccTCATCCACAGCATTCAGgaatttctccattttttgcAACTGAAAGTTCCAAGTCTGTGGAGGGGCACAGACCTCTGTGTGAGCTATAAGCCCCTTTAGTCCAGTGAAAGGAATCCTCCTGACAGTACCTGgatattgaagctttttatttacaaagcatatgcatggataatttttccaacattgacccttgcataactttttgttccaaattttcccttcctttctccttgctGGCAGGTagtttaatatatgtaaaatatgttgaaatacatgttaaatccaacatatgaatgcatatttatacagttgttatgcaagaaaaatcagatcaagaaggaagaaaaagaaaaatggagaaagaaaacaaaatgcaagcaaaaagagagagaatgctatgttgtggtccacactctgttcccatggttctctctctgggtgtagatggttctctttgtCACTGCCcaagtgaaactggtttgaatcatttcagtgctgaagagagccacatccagagttgatcatcgtagtcttgttgttgccgtgtataatgatctcttcgttctgctcatttcactcagcatcagttcatgttagtctgtccaggtctttttgaaatcaccctgctgatcatttcttatagaacagtaatattccattacattcatataccacaacttatttagccattccccaactgatctcgtttctggccactacaaaaaaggctgccataaacatttttgcacatacaggtcctttccccttcttcaaaatctttctgggtataagcccagtagaaacactgctggatcaaagggtatgcacagtttgataactttttgaacatttttccaaatcgttctctagaatggttggatcctttcacagttccaccaacaatgtattagtgtccctgttttcccccatcccctccaacatttgtcattatcttttcctctcatcttagccaatctgacaggtgtctagtggtgtctcagagttgtcttaatttgcttttctctgatcagtagtgatttagagcaccttttcatgtcgatacaaatagtttcaatttcttcatctaaaaattgtctgttcatattctttgagcatttatcGATTAGACAATGGCTTGAACTggtataaatttgagtcaattctctagatattttagaaatgaggcctttatcagatcctttggatttagaaatgttttcccagtttattgcttcccttcgaATCTTGCctggattagttttgtttgtataaaaactttttcacttaatataatcaaaattatctattttgtgatcaataatgatctctagttcttattaGGTTACAAAGGGgttcttccaatttgtttatatcctatgttcttccaatttgtttatatctagatcatgaacccatttcgacctgattatggtatatagtgttaggtgtgggtctatgcctgctttctgccatactagtttcctgttatgggccagaactctgtgtctgaaacaaggattctcacAAGGTGTtctgtcagtggaattgataagacaatggttatctagtttagcatggggaataatagttctctagttcactacaTGATCTtggtacttaatatagttccacaagattcacacctatgataatggagtatataacagccagcaatgACTGGATGAGTTTCATTCaaccttcagtcaggctcctagGGGacggagagacagattcattccatcgtccacctctgtggtggctggaggctggagcacaaaccTCTGGACTCAGATTCCCTTCATCTCACACTGTTGTggtggcctgtcctcctgcattttctccactgaaaccaagttcTGTCTGAAGGCCACTAGAAAGTTAGCTGAGCACCGGGCCAAGGAGAcattaaagaatttggatttttaacACCTGGTTATTCTTGTGCTGATTAATCTGAGGAAAGAAAGACTGCTCcagagacttccagaaaaccaccaagaacaCTACAGTTTGCAAttctcccagcagtttttgtcaattagtgaattcttatcctacaACTGGGGCCTTTGGGCTTATCAACTACTAGGTTGTtgtagtcattggctattttgtcctatTCCCGCTCCCATGACTTCTCCCAAATGTGATATTTCAGATGAACATTTTTTGCGAGAGGAAGGACCTTCAAGCTAACATGTTCTTTTTGGTGCAGGAGAGCTAGCAATGGTCAGTATTTCTATTGATTGCGCATGGCCTGCATCAATCTTTGTGTATTCACCTAAATAATAATATGAGACTATATGAAAGTCTAAGCATGGTGAATTCAAGTAAATTTTAGAAATCATAAGAATTTATTTCAGGTCAGGAGAAAACAATGTACATTGCCTGTGTCTATACTGGAGAGAAACTTTTTGAatgcaatgaatgtggaaagCTTTCCACCAGAAAATAGATCTCATAGGACATTATAGGagtcacactggagaaaaaccttttaaatgcaGTGACTGTGGGAAAGCTTTTCCCCAGAGCACAGCCCTGACACtacatcagagaactcacactggagaGAGACCTTACGAATGTGGGAAGCTGTTCAGACAAAGCTCTAAACTTTGTCAGCATCAGAGAACTCAGCCAGGAATGAAGCCTTTTGATACTGATCTCACTAGTATTCATAGCGCAGAGAAACCATATGAATGCTCTGAATGTGGAAAGATCTTCTGCCAGAAGACAGATCTCACAACACACTGCAGAAATCATACTGAAGAGGAAACTTATAAATGtggtgaatgtgggaaagctttcccCCAGAGAACATCCCTGAGTCTGCATCAGAGAACTCGGGCTGGAGAGAAGCCCTACGCCAGCAATAAATGTGGAAGGGCCTTGGCTCCAAATGCTCCAAATGCAGGTCTTTCAGTGCATAATAGAATGCAGGCTGGAGAGAAAGCTTATTAATGTGCTGAATAGGGGAAGGCATTGTCCTAGATCATAACACTTAACTCAGTTATAGAAATCCTGATGGAGAGAAACCTCAATATAATCAGTGGAGCCATACTTTTCTCAGGAAGACTCTCCTTGATATGTTTACTTAACATTGATAAGGAACCATGAAACAGGATGAATGCGGAGAGCCCTTCAGTTTGTGTTGGTGAACCATTTCTCTTAGGGGCAAATACTTTAACAAGTGGAAAATgtgttttccttgataatatttaattattaatcagGAGCTCTttattggggaggggaagagtcaGTGTGAATGACAGTGATGTGTCCAAACAATAAAGAGACCCTCAATAAAACACACCCTGGTCCATTAGCCAGAGCACCAACTTTGAGAGTATCACGCTTCCAGCATGAAAGATGGAGGTAATAGTAACATAAAGTAGGAATAATTAGAACAGTATAGTGGCTGCATGAGCGATTGTGAATGGTTTAATAGCAGCTTACAAAGTGGTcaacaaacaggatgatttcagaaaggcctagagagacttacatgaactgatgctgagtgaaatgagcagaccaggagatcattatatacttcaacaacagtactataggatgatcaattctgatggacgtggccctctccagcaatgagatgaaccaaatagtTCCAATAGACTAGTAATGAACCGAACCAGCTACACccgcgaaagaactctgggaaatgactatgaacaccacaaagaattcccaatccctttatttttgtctgcctgcattttcgatttccttcacaggctaattgtacaccatttcaaagtctgattctttttgtacaacaaaataactgtatggatatggttacatatattgtatttaacatatactttaacatatttaacatgtattggtcaacctgccatctaagggagggggtagagggaggaggggaaaaattggaacaaaaggtttggcaattgtcagtgctgaaaaattgcTCATccttatatcttgtaaataaaaagctataattaaaaaaaagaatacaaaaatttaaaaacaaacaaaagaaaaaaaaagaaagcggTCAACATTCAGGTGCCTTAGGGTTTTGTACTGAGCccatataccttttttttttttatcatgttatgcactttgtaattttttaagcACTCTATACATGTAATCATGTTATTAAAAGCATAGATAAATATGCTCATCAAACTTATTGATGAATCAGGAAAAGTAGCTTGCTTCTGACCTTTTCCCCTAAACatctttgaagaaagctagggcttcccagaagagaaaggaaggagagggtgTTTCAGGCTGGGAGAGCAGGTGAGATACAGCTGGCCTCTTAGTTTGCCCTGAGAGGATCCAACTCCTAATGGATGTGGGGTGGGAAGTGAACTGAGGAGCcagggaagtgtgtgtgtgtgtgtgtgtgtatgtatgtgtgagagtgtatatgtgtgtgagcatgtgtgtgtttgtgtgtgtgtgtaagtgtgtgagtttgagagtgtgtgtgtgtatgtgtgagtgtatatgtgtgtgagcatgtgtgtgtgtatgtgtgagagtgtatatgtgtgtgagcatgtgtttgtgtgtgtgtgtaagcgtGTGAgtttgagagtgtgtgtgtatgtgtgtgtgtgtagatgtttGGTTGTCTGGGTCTGAGAGTTTGTTATGTCCCCAACTTCCCCAAGACAGAGACCCTACAGCTGCTCAGGACCCCTCATCTTCATGTTTTGTCTGCAGCCTCTTTACCTTTGCCCGTCTTCTGCTCACTGCACTTCCCAGCCTCCATCAGCAGCCCTTCCCAAACTGAACTAGAAGACATTCCCTCCTACTCTCCATGCTGGAAAGCCAtagctccctcccctccccttctgaACATCCTGAGCTTTCCTTTCAGGGCGTTGGGGCAGATAAGGATTTTTCAGTCACCTCCTATGTGTTAGGTTCTGAGCTAACGACTTCACAAAAATAATTTGCTCCTTCAAGGAACACCGTGCTGGGTGCCATCCTGGCACTCCCATTgtagagacattccat
This genomic window contains:
- the LOC127537781 gene encoding zinc finger protein 260-like isoform X4, with the protein product MHTPNSCHEEGWEMQLSLQAPHMPGTRKRRAILAPTFLTISLPQGSVTFQDVAVDFTREEWGLLDPSQKELYWDVMMENYRNLVCLGLVETNGDMISQLESGRAHGIPMDSVSRACWLDGGTRPQTKESTPKLSVSMKDLSQMTTLWDGPCTSEMGKVWDGFKKEENNKGKDSRQGKEIQTEVVVEVRASESCKYSQASSPKPVFVPQQGLSVVMDLHNNENQKRSFTMESDQRQCTPICSQNNYSEGKKCQKTFHYDLDPIKTNEIHAEEQFHENGTSFLLNNELTVQQGTPMGKSCSEMTVCEKPSCQKADLTQHSNIQSQNKSYKCNECGKVFQRNVNLTQHYRIHTGEKPFKCSECGKAFQRNVNLTQHYKIHTGKKPYECTECGKIFWLKSDLIQHCNIHTGEKPFKCNDCGKAFLWSKSLTIHQRIHTGERPYECSECGKAFQSNSNLTVHQRTHTGLKPHQCSVCGKAFSQKSTLTIHTSIHTGEKPFKCSDCGKAFPCRTTLTIHQRIHTGEKPYECSECGKTFHSNSILIQHRVTHTGLKPHQCSVCGKAFTHKSALTNHSSIHTGEKPFKCSDCGKIFRKKSHLTQHFNVHTGGKPFKCSGCGKAFPRRTALNQHQRTHTGERPYMCGECGKTFRSRSNLNRHWITHLPLKPHQCSVCGKAFSQKSDLSNHSNIHTGEKPYECTQCGKVFCQKSDLAHHLSSHPGEKPFQCSDGGKAFFWSTTLTQHQSVHTGENP